A part of Aegilops tauschii subsp. strangulata cultivar AL8/78 chromosome 2, Aet v6.0, whole genome shotgun sequence genomic DNA contains:
- the LOC109778249 gene encoding uncharacterized protein: protein MDGVSTEPRHPLLQAVLDGDLRLLKEMAGVVAADVGVWARALTVAVMEGRLDICRCLVEDHGVDVNQRTFTGDTPLAISATYGTPAITRYLLDRGADPTLAGALWPPLHAAASFGQCEIVELLLSTGIDVDHFDSVYGTALHVAATNAQDGSMNILLQHRADPNKVYRLDSTPLRLAMISESLECVKLLIKAGADVNKIDYTGVTYLMVAAGNGLPDILKCLLDAGANPDVDDGFGTTPIEIAALQGRWDMVAMLFPLTSPISRLPDWSVDGIISHVQSFGLKPRDIHVCEMKRAELKLQAAEAFKRKEYVIAGELYTRAMSFQPSPKGLANLLAHRSFCMLHAGIGKEALSDAARCTVLRPFWPKGYYRLGAAFMLLQDYRKAAQAFTAGLKLDPTNADMADALREAQETARNPPRTRGLECLHPFGMRRSGRD from the exons ATGGATGGGGTTTCGACGGAGCCTCGCCACCCGCTCCTGCAGGCCGTTCTGGACGGCGACCTCCGCCTCCTCAAAG AGATGGCGGGCGTCGTGGCGGCGGACGTCGGCGTCTGGGCGCGCGCGCTGACTGTGGCGGTCATGGAAGGGCGGCTGGACATCTGTAGGTGCCTCGTCGAGGACCACGGCGTCGATGTCAACCAGCGCACCTTCACAG GTGACACTCCTTTGGCCATCTCTGCGACTTATGGGACGCCTGCCATCACGAGATATCTTCTGGATCGTGGTGCTGATCCAACTTTAGCCGGTGCCCTGTGGCCACCTCTTCATGCTGCTGCAAGTTTTG GACAATGTGAAATAGTGGAACTGCTGCTTTCAACTGGAATTGATGTGGATCATTTCGATTCTGTGTATGGGACCGCATTGCATGTTGCCGCTACTAATGCTCAAGATGGTTCAATGAATATTTTGTTGCAGCATCGTGCAGAT CCTAATAAGGTTTACCGCCTTGATAGTACCCCGTTAAGGCTGGCCATGATTTCTGAATCGCTGGAATGTGTGAAGCTACTCATTAAG GCTGGCGCTGATGTGAATAAAATTGACTATACTGGTGTTACTTACTTGATGGTAGCAGCGGGCAACGGGTTACCTGATATCCTGAAATGCTTGCTAGATGCTGGCGCTAACCCAGATGTTGATGATGGG TTTGGTACAACTCCAATCGAAATTGCCGCCCTCCAAGGCAGATGGGATATGGTTGCGATGTTATTTCCTTTAACTTCTCCCATTTCAAGATTGCCGGATTGGAGTGTTGATGGCATTATTTCTCATGTGCAATCTTTTGGTTTGAAACCGAGG GATATACATGTATGTGAAATGAAAAGAGCTGAACTAAAGTTGCAAGCTGCAGAGGCTTTTAAGAGAAAGGAATATGTGATAGCAGGAGAGCTATATACTCGT GCAATGAGTTTTCAGCCTAGTCCAAAAGGTCTTGCAAACCTGCTAGCACATAGGAGTTTCTGTATGTTGCACGCGGGAATAGGGAAAGAGGCTCTCTCCGACGCTGCTAGGTGCACGGTGCTACGACCTTTTTGGCCCAAAGGTTACTATCGACTAGGAGCAGCCTTTATGTTGCTACAG GACTATAGAAAAGCAGCTCAGGCGTTCACAGCTGGCTTGAAACTGGACCCTACAAATGCCGATATGGCAGATGCTTTAAG GGAAGCCCAAGAGACGGCGAGGAATCCTCCTCGCACCAGGGGGCTGGAGTGCCTTCACCCATTTGGAATGAGACGTTCCGGGAGAGATTGA
- the LOC109778267 gene encoding uncharacterized protein yields MARHSLLAVLLVGLVAASGFSQAAAAGRGLAEKLPEPEPKPMPYPEPKPQPKPEPMPKPEPMPKPEPKPLPKPEPMPKPEPKPMPKPEPMPKPEPKPEPEPEPMPKPEPKPEPKPYPMPKPEPKPEPKPEPMPKPEPKPEPKPEPMPKPEPKPEPKPEPMKPEPKPMPKPEPKPEPKPEPMPKPEPKPEPKPEPIKPEPKPMPKPEPKPEPMPKPEPKPEPKPEPMPKPEPKPEPKPEPMPKPEPKPEPLPKPEPKPEPKPEPMPKPEPKPKPEPKPEPPPKGKPPMTDN; encoded by the coding sequence ATGGCGAGGCACAGCCTCCTTGCCGTGCTCCTCGTCGGGCTGGTCGCGGCCTCCGGCTTCAGCCAGGCGGCCGCCGCTGGCCGGGGCCTTGCTGAGAAGCTCCCCGAGCCGGAGCCCAAGCCGATGCCGTACCCAGAGCCCAAGCCGCAACCCAAGCCAGAGCCAATGCCTAAGCCTGAACCCATGCCAAAGCCAGAGCCTAAGCCTCTGCCTAAACCTGAACCCATGCCAAAGCCAGAGCCTAAGCCTATGCCCAAACCCGAACCCATGCCAAAGCCAGAGCCCAAACCGGAACCGGAGCCGGAGCCGATGCCAAAGCCTGAACCTAAGCCTGAGCCCAAGCCTTACCCGATGCCCAAACCCGAGCCTAAGCCTGAGCCCAAGCCCGAGCCGATGCCAAAACCCGAACCAAAGCCTGAGCCCAAGCCCGAGCCGATGCCAAAACCTGAACCAAAGCCCGAGCCCAAACCCGAGCCGATGAAGCCCGAGCCTAAGCCAATGCCGAAACCTGAACCTAAGCCAGAGCCCAAGCCTGAGCCGATGCCAAAACCAGAGCCGAAGCCAGAGCCCAAACCTGAGCCCATAAAGCCAGAGCCTAAGCCGATGCCAAAGCCGGAACCGAAGCCAGAGCCGATGCCAAAGCCGGAACCAAAGCCCGAGCCCAAGCCCGAGCCGATGCCGAAGCCAGAACCAAAGCCAGAGCCCAAGCCTGAGCCGATGCCAAAGCCAGAGCCTAAGCCCGAACCATTGCCTAAACCAGAGCCTAAGCCAGAGCCCAAGCCTGAACCTATGCCTAAGCCGGAGCCCAAGCCTAAGCCCGAACCGAAGCCGGAGCCGCCTCCGAAGGGCAAGCCGCCAATGACTGACAATTGA